The Thermodesulfobacteriota bacterium genome contains the following window.
GTAGAAGACAAAGAGATTATGGAGATTTTGAGCCACCTAAGAGCCGGAAATAATTACATTTTCTTTCACGAAAAAGGCATCTTCAAGAGGAAAGAGGATGGTGTAGAGGTAGAAATTCGCGTCTGTTCCGATAAAAGAGAAGCACTAGAGCGGGTACTTAGAGGGGAGGAAGGACTATTCGCAAGTGATGACGCCCTAATAGATTCGAGGGGTCTTATTTTGATGAAAAAAGAGGAAAACTTTGATATAAAGGCTCAAAAAGAGAAAGCTAAAACAAAAGAGGAGATACTTCTACTAGAGGATAAGCTTAGATTGTGCCACGATGGGCTTTTGAGTTTACAAAATGAATGTAGGGAATTGTCTAAAGAACTTGAAACCAAAAAACAGAGGATCAAGATGTTAAACGATGAACTTACGAACTTCGATAGGGAAAGGTTAATAACGGAGGCGAGGCTTAGAGAAGCTGAGGAGAAATTAAAACGACTTTCCGAGTTTGAAAAGGAAAATCTTTTTGATGATGATGAATCTGAACCTGAAAGGTACCAACAACTCATCCAAAAAAAAGAAACCCTGTCTAAAACCAAAGACCAGATAGAGCGGGAGATAGTCGAACTCAAAAGGACGCTAACCGAAAAAAAAGGGCTTCTCGAATCTATAAGCGAAAACTTAAAAAAGGAAGAGATCGAGATAGAGAAGGAAAGGACAATGCTTTCCACGATCGAACTAGAAAAAAAGAGTAATACCCGACAGGTTGCCGAACTCGAAGCGGTAAGGAAGACTGCGTCCAATGAAATTCAACAGTTGGAAGCCGATCTGGCTAAAGAGAATAGATTACTTACTCAGCTACAAGCCGAGCATGAAAAATTAAAAAAGGAATGCGAGGAAAAAGAGAGGGAACTAGAAGAACTAAAAGCTCGTTTCCTGCCTTTATATAAAGAGAGAGAAGCCATCGCCAAAGAGCTAAATAGTAAAAGGACAGAAATAGAAAAGCAAAGGGGGCACCTTTTCGAGTTGGAGAAGGAGACTCTTTTAATCTCGGAAAAAAAGAAAGAGATAGAAGAGATAATAAGATCAAAGTTTGGCATCGACCCAAACAGAACAAAAATCGATCTGCAACCAGAATCCCAGCTCGAAAAGGAAAGACTTAAAGTAGAAAAAGAGATCGAATCTCTAGGGGAGATAAATTTCAGGGCCGAGAAGGATTACATTGAACTAAAAGAACGTATTGAGTTCCTAGAGAGACAGAAAGAGGATTTAAAAGGCGCGGCAGAATGTCTAAAAAGGACAATCTCCAAAATAGACACCGTCTCCAAAGAGATCTTTTTCGAAACCTTAGAGCGCATAAATGAAAAGTACAAAGCTCTAATAAAGAGACTCTTTCTTGGAGGGGATGGTTATCTAAGATATAACCCTGAGACCGACGGTGTTGAGATGTTTGCAAGACCACCGGGAAAGAAAATAACGAAGATGGAGATGCTTTCTGGCGGAGAAAAAGCACTAGTATCTTTGGCTCTACTGCTTGCATTGATACAGGTAAATCCTCCTCCATTCTGTCTAATGGATGAGATAGATGCGCCTTTGGATGAGGCTAATCTCTCATCTCTTCTCGAGATCCTAAAAGATATGAGCAAAGAAACGCAGATCATATTCGTCACTCACAATAGGCTGACAATGGAAATCTCTAACACCATATACGGCATAACAATGGAAGAGGATGGTGTTTCAAAAGTTGTGTCAGTGAGGTTAAACAACTTTTCATCAAATTCTTTTTGAAAAATGTTATTGCCTGTGCTAATTAGTTGAAAAAAAGGAGGATTGTCATGCTTGTTAGAGACGTCATGACTACAAACGTCATAACTGTCCCAAGTAACACCCCGCTTATTGACGCCGAAAGGATAATGCAATTTCACAGGATAGAAAGGCTCCCAATCGTAGATAAGGGAAAACTTGTAGGTATCATAACGAAAAACGACGTCCTTAAAGCCTCGCCTTCGTCTGCCACATCTCTGAGCAGGTCCGAGCTTCTTTACCTCCTTGCCAAATTGACTGTCAAAGAGATTATGAAGAGGAATGTAGTTACCGTTCCCCCAGATATGCCAATTGAACAGGCTGTCGCTCTTGCTCAGGCAAAAAGGGTTGGTGCCTTAGTAGTCGTGGAAAACGATAGGGTAGTAGGAATAGTAACGACCAATGACATATTTTATAAGGTTGTAAACCCGCTTTTCGGGATCGGGGAGAAAGGAACAAGGATAATAATCTACGGTGGGGGTGAACCTCGGAATCTATGTTCCATCATGAATTACGTATGCGAGAAGGATCTGTCGCTTAAAACCTTATGGGCACTCAAAGTTCCAGATTCCGAAAGGACAGAGCTTGTTCTCCATTTCGACAGAGACGATGTAAAAGATGTAGTTGAAGATCTAAAGAAGATGGGATTCGAAGTTGAAATAAGACCGCACGAACCAGAAATCGCTTGACAATGTAATCCGAATTGAATTAGAATAGCGTGTAGACTGGAAGTAAAAAAAAACTCTAAGAATAAGGAGGGGTTATGAAGAAGCTTATCTTAATTTTGACCGTCGTAACGTTATTTCTTGTCTCAACCAGTTATGCCCAAGTAAAGATTGGCGCGGTGATCAATCTTACTGGTCCTGCCTCTTCTTGGGGAATCTATCATGCAAAAGGACACCAGGACTACATAAGGTACGTCAATGAGGTCAAAGGGGGAA
Protein-coding sequences here:
- a CDS encoding AAA family ATPase translates to MRLIKVELIGFKSFCEKTVLYFDKGITSIVGPNGSGKSNIVDAILWTLGERGTKSLRIKEMEDVIFHGSNGKRSVNMAEVTILFSDENDEYSIKRRIFRDGTSEYFINGNQVRLKDIQDFFLGSGIGPLGYAIIEQGRIESFVHMKPQERKIIIEEAGGITRFKEKKEDAVSRLEEVRSNLERVEDVLGEIENSLKKAEIELERWKTYKALMEKKSNIEKDILLCGHTRLKRNLERMNERLERIRKKLSEKEEQEKSLEEMLRIKEDEISLNERKAKEIEILLSTKERDSILKLKEIELRREKLKELVGKLNEARKKLENSTKRLTELKMELETLESSYGHISFSLENRISKMERLKNEATTIREEIPEIETRLERTRGNLFDVVTKLTEVNNKLVDLERKIKERKERQRRLNEERATLEERIISLKKKISELRSQIESKSAILVQLEKISSELEKKIHDLRGEIAQREKDLSLIQAEKKAKEEYLRKLKLFKEERASPKNLKKLFELIKGTESINRILETHFLRELDSYVVEDKEIMEILSHLRAGNNYIFFHEKGIFKRKEDGVEVEIRVCSDKREALERVLRGEEGLFASDDALIDSRGLILMKKEENFDIKAQKEKAKTKEEILLLEDKLRLCHDGLLSLQNECRELSKELETKKQRIKMLNDELTNFDRERLITEARLREAEEKLKRLSEFEKENLFDDDESEPERYQQLIQKKETLSKTKDQIEREIVELKRTLTEKKGLLESISENLKKEEIEIEKERTMLSTIELEKKSNTRQVAELEAVRKTASNEIQQLEADLAKENRLLTQLQAEHEKLKKECEEKERELEELKARFLPLYKEREAIAKELNSKRTEIEKQRGHLFELEKETLLISEKKKEIEEIIRSKFGIDPNRTKIDLQPESQLEKERLKVEKEIESLGEINFRAEKDYIELKERIEFLERQKEDLKGAAECLKRTISKIDTVSKEIFFETLERINEKYKALIKRLFLGGDGYLRYNPETDGVEMFARPPGKKITKMEMLSGGEKALVSLALLLALIQVNPPPFCLMDEIDAPLDEANLSSLLEILKDMSKETQIIFVTHNRLTMEISNTIYGITMEEDGVSKVVSVRLNNFSSNSF
- a CDS encoding CBS domain-containing protein, producing the protein MLVRDVMTTNVITVPSNTPLIDAERIMQFHRIERLPIVDKGKLVGIITKNDVLKASPSSATSLSRSELLYLLAKLTVKEIMKRNVVTVPPDMPIEQAVALAQAKRVGALVVVENDRVVGIVTTNDIFYKVVNPLFGIGEKGTRIIIYGGGEPRNLCSIMNYVCEKDLSLKTLWALKVPDSERTELVLHFDRDDVKDVVEDLKKMGFEVEIRPHEPEIA